One Leptolyngbya sp. SIO1E4 genomic window, ACGATCCCCAATTCCAGTACATCAACATCATCTGCACGGTGGGTGCATTTGTTCTCGGCATCTCCGTTCTGCCGTTCTTGATCAATGCCATCTGGAGCTGGAGTCAGGGGCCGAAGGCCTCAGGCAACCCCTGGAACGCGAAGACTCTAGAATGGACGACTGCTTCACCCCCAATTATTGAGAACTGGGAAGTGTTGCCAGTGGTTACTGAAGGCCCCTACGCTTACGGTCAGGAGGAGCCTGCGGAAGTCGCATCGTCGTAGGCCATTGTGGCGGCAAAATCCTGGGCGGGGCAACAGCGCCCCGCCGCTCTTTTTCTTAAATCCCTTACTCCTTGAAAAATTATGCAAGGCGCAATTGAATCCAATCCAGCAACAGCGGCTCCTGCTGAGGCCCATCACGAAGGTCATCAAGACCTGCGTGTGCTGGGGCTGTTGACCTTTTTGGGCTCAGAATTTCTCATGTTTGCGGGCTTCTTTGTCCTCTTTTTGGTCTATCGCTCAGCTGCTGCTGCTTGGCCTCCAGAAGGGACAGAAGTCGAGCTCCTGCTCCCAGCGGTCAACACCGTGATTCTGGTGTCTAGTAGCTTCGTTATTCACTATGGGGATGCTGCTATCAAGCAGGGTGATGTGAAGGGCTTGCGCAAGTGGTACATCATTACAGCCCTGATGGGGGCCGTTTTCTTGGCCGGTCAGGTGTATGAGTACCTCACCCTGGGCTATGGCTTAACAACGAATTTGTTTAGCAACTGCTTTTATCTGATGACGGGCTTTCACGGACTGCACGTCTTCATTGGGTTGCTGCTGATTTTAGGGGTGCTGTGGCGATCACGTCGTGCGGGCCACTACTCGGCTGACAAGCACACGGGTGTTGAAATGGCTGAGATCTACTGGCACTTTGTAGACATTGTGTGGATTGTGCTGTTCACCCTGATCTACATTCTGACCTTGTTCTAGAGACTCGCCCTTAAGTTTCCACGTGCATCCAGGTAGATGAATTCTGCCTGGATTTTTTGATGGGCAATCCTTCTTGCTGATAGCCTTGGCCAGTTGAGTCCAGGACATCTGGGTCAAGACAGGGTCTAGGGTTTGGGGTCTATAGCAAAAGGCAGAAATCAGAAGGCAGAAGGCAGAAATCAAAGCCTTGCTGCATAAGGATTCCAGGAAATCTGACTGTCTTAACCGGCACTTCAGGTGCAGTAGGGTGTACTTTATCCGCATGCAAACTGCTATGAACCCTGGTTTCTAGTGAAATCAACCCCGAGATTTGGGCAATTGACCCAAGAAACCAGGATTCTTGGAAGACTGAATTGGTCGGTGGCCTCAACCTGGGGAGGTTATGCGCTGCCATGGCGCTTGAGGTGCCATTGCCAGGCGTGGGAAATGATGGATTTTAGATCAGGATACTGGGGTTGCCAGTTTAGGAGCGATCGCGCTTGGTCGCTGCTACCGACCAGGCTAGGCGGATCGCCAGGGCGGCGATCGCATTCAACCGCTGGAATCGCTTTTCCTGTTATCTGTCTAGCTGTCTCAATGACCTCGCGAACAGAAAATCCATTGCCATTTCCGAGGTTGATGAAAACCGTTGACCCTCCCTGGAGCAAGTAATCTAAGCCCAAAACATGGGCTGACGACAGGTCAGATACATGGATGTAATCCCGCAGGCAAGTGCCATCCGGGGTATCGTAATCTGTGCCAAACATAGAAATGCTCTGACGATGTCCCAAAGCCGTCATCAACACCAGCGGAATCAAATGAGTTTCAGGCTGATGATCTTCTCCGAGGCGACCGTGAGGGTCGGCTCCAGCCGCGTTGAAGTACCGAAAAACAACTGCGTTAAACCCATAGGCTTCGGTAAAGTCTTGCAGCATTTGCTCCACCATTAGCTTGCTGGTGGCATAGGGGCTAATGGGATTTTTGGGATGGTCTTCTGGGATGGGTACGGTTTTGGGCGGGCCGTAAATCGCGCAGGTAGACGAAAAGACAAACCGTTTAATGTTGGCTGCCAGCATGGCTTCTAGCAGTGTCAGGGTGCCGATCACATTGTTGTGATAGTACTCAGCGGGGTGCTTAACAGATTCTCCTACGGCAATGTAGGCAGCAAAATGCATGACCGCGCGAATGTCATAGGTTTGAAAGATTTGGTCTAAAAGTGCCCGGTCAGTCGTTTTACCCACAATGAGTTGCGCCTGACTATGCTGCTCAACCAAC contains:
- a CDS encoding heme-copper oxidase subunit III, whose product is MQGAIESNPATAAPAEAHHEGHQDLRVLGLLTFLGSEFLMFAGFFVLFLVYRSAAAAWPPEGTEVELLLPAVNTVILVSSSFVIHYGDAAIKQGDVKGLRKWYIITALMGAVFLAGQVYEYLTLGYGLTTNLFSNCFYLMTGFHGLHVFIGLLLILGVLWRSRRAGHYSADKHTGVEMAEIYWHFVDIVWIVLFTLIYILTLF
- the galE gene encoding UDP-glucose 4-epimerase GalE, which produces MPTEQPKILVTGGAGYIGAHAVLALEAAGYSVIILDSLEYGHRELVEQHSQAQLIVGKTTDRALLDQIFQTYDIRAVMHFAAYIAVGESVKHPAEYYHNNVIGTLTLLEAMLAANIKRFVFSSTCAIYGPPKTVPIPEDHPKNPISPYATSKLMVEQMLQDFTEAYGFNAVVFRYFNAAGADPHGRLGEDHQPETHLIPLVLMTALGHRQSISMFGTDYDTPDGTCLRDYIHVSDLSSAHVLGLDYLLQGGSTVFINLGNGNGFSVREVIETARQITGKAIPAVECDRRPGDPPSLVGSSDQARSLLNWQPQYPDLKSIISHAWQWHLKRHGSA